The DNA segment TGCGCTATCGCGGTCACGGCGGGTTTACTATCCCGCCTCAATCGCGATGAACTGCAGGGCGTGGTGGCCCATGAAACCTCGCACATCTTGAACCGCGACATTCAATTTATGACTTTCGCCGGCGTGATGCTGGGAAGTATCGTCCTTATCTCGCAGGTCTTTGTCCGCGGTCTCTGGTTTTCGGGCGGCGGCAGCCGCTACCGCGGCCGCTCCCGCGATTCCGGGCAGGGGGCCGCCATCTTCATGATTGTCGCCATCGTCTTTGCCATTCTGGCGCCCATCTTTGCCCAACTTCTCTTTCTGGCAATCTCGCGGCGACGGGAATATCTGGCCGATGCCACCGGGGCCCGGCTGACCCGTTACCCCGAAGGTTTAGCTTCGGCGCTGGAGAAAATCGCCAGTTCGCCCGAAAAACTACAGACCGCCAATGACGCCACCGCCGGTTTGTATATCATAAATCCGTTGCAGGCTAATCGCTCCGACTGGAGCGCCTGGACCTCAACTCATCCCCCGATCGCCGAGCGAATCGCCATCCTGCGGGCTCTTTCCCAGGGCGCGAGTCTGGTCGATTATCAGAATGCATTTAACAAAATCAGGGGAAAGAAAGATACCGTCATTCCCGATTCCGGATTGAAAGATGCCACCCCCGTCCCGCTTCGCACCGCCGGCGCCCCGCTGGAAAAAGGAGCCGGGGCGCAAAAGCGAGAACTGGGTGATCTGATCCGGGCGGTAAACGGATTCCTGTTTTTAACCTGTGCCTGCGGTTTGAAAATTAAGATTCCGCCCGATTTTAAGAAAGAATCTATCGCCTGTCCCCGCTGCGGACGGGAGAATAAGGTCCCTTCGGCGGAACTGGCCACATTGGCCGGAGTCGGCGCCATAATTTCCAAAGATGTTCCCGGTATGTCGAAAGACGGCCCAACATCCATTTACAAACGCCGGGGAACCGGGTGGGAAACATTCAATTGCTCCTGCGGACGGCCCATTCAACTTTCACCGCAATTCCAGGGAAATGAAGTCACCTGCCCGAGTTGCGGCAAAAAAACATTGATTCAGCAATAAGCGCACTTTCAACATAATTCAGAAAAATTCGATAACTGCCATATTTCGAACGGAATCTAATTATTGTCTCGCAGTCTACCGTCTTTTCACCGTTATTTTGAACTTTCCGGTTGCGTATCTGTTATTCCGGTGTAATAATGAGACAACAGGAAAGGATTCTTTATGAATTATTTTAAATCAATTGGTATAATTGCGGTTTCCGCCTTGCTTTTGGGATGTTCCTCCGCCGACAAAGGCACGGTCAAAGGCGGTCTGAAAGTATCCTCGGATATTAAACTGGACGGCAACCCGGCGACTGTCGCCGGCGTGACATTCCGCCCCCCCTCGGTTTGGAAAGATCTTGGCCCCAGCGGGATGAGGCAAGCCGATTATATGTATGGCCCGGCGGAAGGGGATTCCGAAGCGGCCAACATGGCGGTCTTCTATTTCGGGGCAACCTCCGGTGGCGCGGTCGGAAGCAATATCGAGAGATGGATCGGGCAAATGAGCATGCCGGACGGGAGCGATCCGCACAAGGCGGCCAAAACGACCGATTTCTCTGTTGACGGTATGCCGGCGCACCTGGTGGAACTGAACGGAACATATAACATGTCGATGGGCGGACCGATGATGGGCGGCGAGACAGTTCCCAAGCCGAATTATAAAATGGCGGCGGTTGTTCTGGAAACACCCCAGGGAAATCTTTTCTTCAAACTGACCGGCCCGGAAAAGACCGCCGATGAAATGGCCGAAGCCTTCAAAGCAATGATTATGGATGTGAAAAAATCAGGATAACTGATTTATTTATAATGACTTCGACTTTGGAATTGCTTTTGGGCGAAAATTGATTATTTTTCCTGCGGTACTACTGTCCGCCGCCAATATTTTTGAGAGGAAGGATAACTAATGCTGGTTGTTACTGATAAGGCAAGTGAGGAACTCAAAAAGGTTCTTGATTCCGATCAAGCCAAAGGAAAATATCTTGTTTTATATTTTCAAGGGGCTGGCTGAAGCGGTCCCTCTGTGGGAATGGCTCTGGATGAGTCAATTAATGGATTGGATAAACTGGAATCGAACGGTGTCAATGCCTTCATCGATCCCAAATTGAATGAATACCTTACTTCTGCGGGTGACATAAATATCGATTTTATCTCTAATGAAATGGGCCAGAGCGGATATCGCGTCACTGTGGGGGAAAGCAGTTGCGGCGATTGCCATTGCTGATGGATTTCAAATATTTCTTGATAATCTGCCGGTCTCGACCGGCAGATTTTTTTTATCCTTCATATTGCGATTGCCGGGGGCCGGACCCCGGCTTGACTCCTATCCTGACATGCGAATGCTCGCCTTTCAATTCAATTCAAAATGGGTCAGCTTTTACTATTTTGCCCATGCCGATTTCTCTTCAATATTAAAAATGGCTTGACAATGTCCCAAATTTTCATAATTTTACGCATCGAAAGGTACTAGCGTAAGACTACCGGATTCCCATTGCGCGGTACCGAATTGGCTGGTTCACAAATCCATACGTGAAGGACAAGTGCGACTCCAGCAATGAAACCGTCCCGCTACAACATCTTTATCGACTTGGGTGAAAATCGGCGGCTGGCTTTCAACAGTGTCAGTGCCACCCTGGCCGAAATCTTTCCCGAGGATCTTCCTATCGTCGAAAAGCTTCTGCAGAAATCTGCCCGGCCGGAATCCCCCAAGGAAAAAGAGATCTTTGAAGTCATGCTGGAGGGGGGGTATCTTGTCGATGAGGGCGTCGATGAACTGGAGTTTCTGAAAGTCAAAAACCGCAGCCGCCGCTTCGACAAAGCCACCTTCATGCTGACCATCGCGCCGACCCTGGCCTGCAATTTTCGCTGTGAATATTGTTTCGAGAATCAGCGCAAAGAAAAAATGACCGAGGAGGTGGAACGGGCCCTCTTGGCCTTCAGCGAAAAACATATCAAGCGCTCGGAAGCGGCGGTCATAACCTGGTTCGGCGGAGAACCGACCCTATGCGTTCCCACCATTGAGAGAATTCAGACCGGAATTGCCGCGCTCGCCCAAAAATACGATGTCACCATGGAGCCGACATCGATTATCACCAACGGTTATCTTATGGATCGCAAAATGGCGGAGCGGCTCAAGGCGGTGGGAGTAGCCGAGGCTCAGGTTACCCTCGACGGACCGCGGGAAACGCACGATAAAAGGCGTAAACTCCATAACGGCGGCGGAACCTACGATCGCATAATGGCCAATCTCCGCGAGTCGGCCGATATCCTCAAGATCGTCATTCGCGTCAATGTCGATAAAAGCAACTATCTGGAATCGCTGGCCATCCTGAAAGATCTTCGCCAAAACGACCTTATCTCCAAAATTTATATATACTTCGCTCAAGTGAACGACGCCGACGGAGTCTGCGCCGATGTCAAGGGACAATGCCTTACTACCCGGGATTTCGCTGTCAATCAGGTAAAAATGTACAGGGACCTAATAGATAACGGCTTCTACCAGATCGAATATCCGTCGATTGCGCCGGGCGGTCACTGCGGCGCCGACACCGACGGTTCCTTCGTGGTCACCCCGACCGGAGACTTGTTCAAATGCTGGGAGGAAATCGCCGCCGATAAGAGCCTATCGATCGGCAACATCATGGATGATGATCCGGCCCCGTATCAGAAAATCAACCGCAATCAATACTTGGCCTGGGATCCATTCGAAAAAAAATTCTGCCGGGAGTGCGATGTTTTGCCAATCTGCATGGGCGGATGTCCCAAGCATGGCATGAACCAGAATAATCGCGATATCGGCAGTTGCTGCAATTGGAAATACAATTTGAATGATATGCTTTCCCTGAGGTACCTCTGTGATCAAAGAAAGGAGGTGAAAGAATGAAGATTATTCAGAAGAGCAAAGAAACCCGCAAGCCGTGCTTCTGCTATCTGCAGCTTTGGATCATCTACCCGGTCTGGTGATTTAGCCGGGTGGCTAAGATGCTGGAAAGACTGAGAGAAGCCTGAACCGACGGCCAAACCGCCCGTTTTCTTCGCGACGCCGGTTCGCAAGATATCGGCCTTTCGGAGAAAATGAGGTTTCGGGCTTACGCAAAAGATGGCGGATGAAAATCGGCCATCACAGGTCATTCATAATACCCATCCCCCGAGGAGGTGAAACGAATGCGCATCGTCCAGAAATCAAAGGAGACCCGGAAACCGTGTCCCTGCTACAAAATTATGTTCTATATTCTCCCTCCGTGGTGATCCTGAGGTAGAATAATCCAGATTATGGGAAGGGCGGCCCGAATCGGGCCCCCTTTCCTTTTATAAAGTGAAAGTTTTTCGAAAAGAATTGATTAATATCTTGAAGCGGAAGAGTGACAGATGAATCGAGAAATGCCGACCATGATGGGCTGGGAAATAACGCGCCGCTGCAATCTGACCTGCCCGCACTGCTACAGCGCCGCCACCAGAAAAGCGCTGAATGAATTGACGACCACGGAGTGTCTGGAAATTGTCAGGACCATCGGTGAAATGGGCGTGAAAATGGTGGGCTGGACCGGGGGAGAACCGCTTCTGCGGGAGGACTTGGAAGAAATCGCCGGTGCGGCGCGCAAGTTCGGCATGAAACAGGGAGTTACCACTAATGGCGTTCTGCTTGATGAAAAGAGGGGAAAGAGCCTGATGAAGGCCGGCGTGACGGCGATGCAGGTCAGCATCGACGGGACCACGGCGGAACGGAATCGTCCCATGAGAAACGCCAGTGACGAGGAATTCGAAAAAGCCCTCGAGGCCGTGCGCGTATCGGTCCGCCTCGGCTTTAAGACCAGTCTGGCGATGATGATCGGACAGGAAAATCTTGATGATGCCCCCCGCTTCATTCATATGGCCAAAAAAATGAAAGCGCACGTCGTCCGTTTCTCCGGGTTTGTGCCTCACGGACGGGGCAAGGGACAGCGAAGCCGCCTCGAGTTCACTACCCGCCTGGGTGAATTGAAAGCTTTTGTTTCACAATTTACCGGTTATGAAAAGATGCCGATCGCCTTTGATCCCGGTTTCGGGCCCCTGCCTCCCTATTATGAGTTTCATCAATGCATTGCCGGCAAGCAGATGTTTTATTTATCATGCATCGGAGATGTATATCCCTGCACATCCTTACTGAGTAAGGAATTTGTCGTCGGCAATGTCCGCCAGAGGCCCCTGATTGACATCTGGAACGATCCCAATATGACCAAGATGGCTGAAATTCCGCGCGAAAAAATTCATGGCCCCTGCCGAACCTGCCGCTATATGACCGTCTGCCACGGAGCCTGCCGAGGCGCCAGTTATGCCCATACCGGTGACCTCTTTGCCTCTTTCCCGGTTTGTCTGAGACGGGTCAGGATCAAGAAGAATCCCGCCATGCTTGTCAAAAACGTGAGGAGTTTGAAATAAATCCGGCGGTTATTCGCCAATTAAATTTATTACCCCATTGATTTTCTCTTCCGATTTGTATATCGTGTACTAAATTGTCGTTATTTATTGAGAAAAAGAATTCCTATATCCCTGAGTGTACCTTGAAAGAATGGAGGACAAGAGTGAGGAACAGCAGGATTATTCTGTTCTTAATTGTGATTCTTATGGCCGGCCTGATGCCGCTTCTCGCGGAAAATCCCCCTGCGGGACAGGCCGACTCCACCCATATCATGACCATGGAGCGACCTCGCCTCGACGGGTTGAAGCAGTTTCATGATGTTGTTCGCCCTATCTGGCATACATATCTGCCGGAGAAGAACTATAAGGCCATTAGGGAATCGGTAGAACCTTTCCAGAAGAGCGTTCAAATCCTTATGGAGGCGCCGATCCCCGACTATTTTCAACATAAAAAGGAACAGATTGAAGCCGGGCGCAAAGCCATCGCCGACGCCATCGCGGCGTTTGATACGGTCGCAAAGAAGAATGATGATGCCGAGCTGGAGAAAGCCGTGGAAAATGCCCACACCGCCTTTGAAAATCTGGTGCGCGTGATCTCGCCCCGCATGGCGGAAATTGATAATTTCCATCTGGTCCTGTATCCTCTCTGGCATAAGGCTCTGCCGGCGTCCGATTGGACCTCGATCAAAGCCACCGCGCCGGTGCTTCGGACCGAAATGGATTCCCTGATGGCGGCGCCGATTCCGGAGTGGGCCAAAGAAAAAGATCAGCAGATAAACGAACAGCGGACGGCTCTGAATAAAGCCGTTACCGATTTTTGCGAAACTTGTAAAGCCAATAAAGACGAGGAAATCAAGGACAAGTTGACCATACTGCACCAGCATTTCATG comes from the Candidatus Zixiibacteriota bacterium genome and includes:
- a CDS encoding Radical SAM domain protein, with the translated sequence MNREMPTMMGWEITRRCNLTCPHCYSAATRKALNELTTTECLEIVRTIGEMGVKMVGWTGGEPLLREDLEEIAGAARKFGMKQGVTTNGVLLDEKRGKSLMKAGVTAMQVSIDGTTAERNRPMRNASDEEFEKALEAVRVSVRLGFKTSLAMMIGQENLDDAPRFIHMAKKMKAHVVRFSGFVPHGRGKGQRSRLEFTTRLGELKAFVSQFTGYEKMPIAFDPGFGPLPPYYEFHQCIAGKQMFYLSCIGDVYPCTSLLSKEFVVGNVRQRPLIDIWNDPNMTKMAEIPREKIHGPCRTCRYMTVCHGACRGASYAHTGDLFASFPVCLRRVRIKKNPAMLVKNVRSLK
- a CDS encoding putative Radical SAM domain protein (Evidence 3 : Putative function from multiple computational evidences), with the translated sequence MKPSRYNIFIDLGENRRLAFNSVSATLAEIFPEDLPIVEKLLQKSARPESPKEKEIFEVMLEGGYLVDEGVDELEFLKVKNRSRRFDKATFMLTIAPTLACNFRCEYCFENQRKEKMTEEVERALLAFSEKHIKRSEAAVITWFGGEPTLCVPTIERIQTGIAALAQKYDVTMEPTSIITNGYLMDRKMAERLKAVGVAEAQVTLDGPRETHDKRRKLHNGGGTYDRIMANLRESADILKIVIRVNVDKSNYLESLAILKDLRQNDLISKIYIYFAQVNDADGVCADVKGQCLTTRDFAVNQVKMYRDLIDNGFYQIEYPSIAPGGHCGADTDGSFVVTPTGDLFKCWEEIAADKSLSIGNIMDDDPAPYQKINRNQYLAWDPFEKKFCRECDVLPICMGGCPKHGMNQNNRDIGSCCNWKYNLNDMLSLRYLCDQRKEVKE
- a CDS encoding hypothetical protein (Evidence 5 : Unknown function) → MPGAGPRLDSYPDMRMLAFQFNSKWVSFYYFAHADFSSILKMA
- the htpX gene encoding Protease HtpX homolog, which codes for MWELISANRRKSFFLFVIMGTCLILLGYFIGAAYYPQGGGFIGIGIAFFIWMMLSVISYFSGDSILLAVSGAREVTPDVHQQLFNVVEEMKIAAGLPAMPKVYIIDSPAPNAFATGRKPENCAIAVTAGLLSRLNRDELQGVVAHETSHILNRDIQFMTFAGVMLGSIVLISQVFVRGLWFSGGGSRYRGRSRDSGQGAAIFMIVAIVFAILAPIFAQLLFLAISRRREYLADATGARLTRYPEGLASALEKIASSPEKLQTANDATAGLYIINPLQANRSDWSAWTSTHPPIAERIAILRALSQGASLVDYQNAFNKIRGKKDTVIPDSGLKDATPVPLRTAGAPLEKGAGAQKRELGDLIRAVNGFLFLTCACGLKIKIPPDFKKESIACPRCGRENKVPSAELATLAGVGAIISKDVPGMSKDGPTSIYKRRGTGWETFNCSCGRPIQLSPQFQGNEVTCPSCGKKTLIQQ
- a CDS encoding conserved exported hypothetical protein (Evidence 4 : Unknown function but conserved in other organisms), whose protein sequence is MNYFKSIGIIAVSALLLGCSSADKGTVKGGLKVSSDIKLDGNPATVAGVTFRPPSVWKDLGPSGMRQADYMYGPAEGDSEAANMAVFYFGATSGGAVGSNIERWIGQMSMPDGSDPHKAAKTTDFSVDGMPAHLVELNGTYNMSMGGPMMGGETVPKPNYKMAAVVLETPQGNLFFKLTGPEKTADEMAEAFKAMIMDVKKSG
- a CDS encoding exported hypothetical protein (Evidence 5 : Unknown function), with the translated sequence MRNSRIILFLIVILMAGLMPLLAENPPAGQADSTHIMTMERPRLDGLKQFHDVVRPIWHTYLPEKNYKAIRESVEPFQKSVQILMEAPIPDYFQHKKEQIEAGRKAIADAIAAFDTVAKKNDDAELEKAVENAHTAFENLVRVISPRMAEIDNFHLVLYPLWHKALPASDWTSIKATAPVLRTEMDSLMAAPIPEWAKEKDQQINEQRTALNKAVTDFCETCKANKDEEIKDKLTILHQHFMALDGVFE
- a CDS encoding hypothetical protein (Evidence 5 : Unknown function), which translates into the protein MALDESINGLDKLESNGVNAFIDPKLNEYLTSAGDINIDFISNEMGQSGYRVTVGESSCGDCHC